A window from Purpureocillium takamizusanense chromosome 3, complete sequence encodes these proteins:
- the NMA1 gene encoding Nicotinamide-nucleotide adenylyltransferase (EggNog:ENOG503NU32~COG:H~TransMembrane:1 (o31-49i)), with amino-acid sequence MADFDFVRRMTPAGYTFPSHRLRRTCDPGRVPLVLVACGSFSPITFLHLRMFPMARDHSRNEGFDVIGGYLSPVSDAYKKKGLAPAQHRVRMCELATENTSKWLMVDPWEAENPTYIPTARVLDHFDYEINHVMGGVECSDGTRKPAKIVLLAGADLIQTISTPEVWDARDVDHILGNFGVFVLERTGTELDSALASLKQWEKNIHVIRQVVTNDISSTKVRLLLKRDMSIDYLIPDDVINYIYEHNLYRDLDLPAGNGKGKEKAAAAGPSR; translated from the exons ATGGCCGACTTCGACTTTGTCAGGCGCATGACGCCTGCCGGCTACACGTTTCCCTCGCACCGGCTGCGGCGCACCTGCGACCCCGGCCGCGTGCcgctcgtccttgtcgcctGCGGATCAT TCTCCCCCATAACCTTTTTGCACCTGCGCATGTTCCCCATGGCCCGCGACCACAGCCGTAACGAAG GGTTCGACGTCATCGGCGGCTACCTGTCGCCCGTGTCCGATGCCTACAAGAAAAAGggcctcgcgcccgcgcaaCACCGCGTGCGCATGTGCGAGCTGGCCACGGAGAACACGTCCAAGTGGCTCATGGTGGACCCGTGGGAGGCGGAGAACCCGACGTACATCCCCACGGCCCGCGTGCTCGATCACTTCGACTACGAGATCAACCAcgtcatgggcggcgtcgagtgCTCCGACGGAACGCGCAAGCCCGCCAAGATTGtcctgctggcgggcgccgaTCTGATCCAGACCATCAGCACGCCCGAGGTCTGGGACGCCCGGGACGTCGACCACATCCTCGGCAACTTTGGCGTCTTTGTGCTCGAGCGCACCGGCACCGAGCTCGACTCGGCCCTGGCCAGCCTCAAGCAGTGGGAGAAGAACATTCACGTCATCCGCCAGGTCGTGACCAACGACATCAGCAGCACAAAGGTGCGCCTGTTGCTTAAGCGCGACATGAGCATCGATTACCT GATacccgacgacgtcatcaACTACATTTACGAGCATAATCTATACCGGGACCTagacctgcccgccggcaacggcaagggcaaggagaaggcggcggcggcggggcctaGTCGATAG
- a CDS encoding uncharacterized protein (EggNog:ENOG503NZIQ~SECRETED:SignalP(1-20~SECRETED:cutsite=VTA-VT~SECRETED:prob=0.5020)~COG:G) — protein MKLPMLLALAASAPAAFVTAVTIAQINGDRFLSPLRDRDVANVTGLVTAASKTGIYLRSTVPDDDPATSEGLFVFGNSSAVRAARVGDVVTLSGRVKEYRSNKDYIYLTELTDPSDVVVVSSGHAVAPLVVGRDTLPPPTRDFSGLDAGGVFGVPNAAATVSGANPRLDPAAYGLDFWESLVGELVTLRAAYLTSRPNQYGDVWVRGDWAVTGVNAHGGVTMLDGDANPETIVVGTPLDGSANPTDTKMGDFVGDVTGVVSNAFGFYRILPLTRLVPLRNASADFPATSLASRRSCRGITVADYNAENLAPNSAHLPRVVDQIVNELRLPDLVFLQEVQDGSGAVNDGVVSANLTLSTLVRGIEAAAPGVTYAFAEVEPQDGKDGGQPGGNIRCAYLYRPDVVELHEPRQGGSLDANEVLPGPALKLNPGRIQPASAAFDDSRKPVAAAWRTVRGTRKPFFTVNVHFGSKGGSTTLHGDARPPVNKGVDKRTEQTTITADFIAAILKQDPAARVIAAGDFNEFTQVQPMRAFAERSGLRDLDELAGLAPEERYTYLFDMNSQALDHMYVSPALARGARVEHLHVNTWQNFKGQTSDHDPSVALLNVCGCA, from the exons ATGAAGCTGCCCATGCTGCTCGCCCTTGCGGCATCGgcacccgccgccttcgtcaCCGCCGTGACCATTGCCCAGATCAACGGCGACCGCTTCCTCTCGCCCCTCCGGGACAGGGACGTGGCCAACGTCACcggcctcgtcaccgccgcgtCCAAGACGGGCATCTACCTGCGCAGCACCGTcccggacgacgacccggccacCTCGGAGGGGCTGTTTGTGTTTGGCAACTCCTCCGCCGTGAGGGCGGCCagggtcggcgacgtggtgACGCTGAGCGGGCGAGTCAAGGAGTACAG gtcCAACAAGGACTACATCTACCTCACCGAGCTCACCGACCCCTCCGAcgtggtcgtcgtctcgtcgggccacgccgtcgcgccgctcgtcgtcggcagggacacgctgccgccgcccacgcgcgACTTCtcgggcctcgacgcgggcggtgTCTTCGGCGtgcccaacgccgccgccaccgtctcgGGCGCCAACCCGCGcctcgacccggccgccTACGGCCTCGACTTTTGGGagagcctcgtcggcgagctcgtcacCCTGAGGGCCGCCTATCTCACCAGCCGCCCCAACCAGTACGGCGACGTCTGGGTCCGCGGCGACTGGGCCGTCACGGGCGTCaacgcccacggcggcgtcaccatgctcgacggcg ATGCCAACCCCGAGACCATTGTCGTCGGCACGCCCCTCGACGGCTCCGCCAACCCGACCGACACCAAGATGGGCGACTTTGTCGGCGACGTCACGGGCGTCGTCTCCAACGCCTTTGGCTTCTACCGCATCCTGCCGCTGACGCGCCTGGTGCCCCTTCGCAacgcctcggccgacttCCCCGCCACGtcgctcgccagccgccgctcctgTAGGggcatcaccgtcgccgactaCAACGCCGAGAACCTGGCCCCGAACTCGGCACACCTGCctcgcgtcgtcgaccagaTCGTCAACGAGCTGCGCCTCCCGGACCTCGTCTTCCTGCAGGAGGTCCAGGACGGCTCCGGCGCTGTcaacgacggcgtcgtctcaGCCAATCTGACGCTCTCGACGCTCGtccgcggcatcgaggccgccgcccccggtGTCACCTACGCcttcgccgaggtcgagccccaggacggcaaggacggcggccagcccggTGGCAATATCCGCTGCGCCTACCTCTACCGCCCGGACGTGGTCGAGCTGCACGAACCGCGCCAGGggggcagcctcgacgccaacgaggtACTCCCGGGCCCCGCCCTCAAGCTCAACCCGGGTCGCAtccagcccgccagcgctGCCTTTGACGACAGCcgcaagcccgtcgccgccgcctggcgcaCCGTCAGGGGCACCCGCAAACCCTTCTTCACCGTCAACGTCCACTTTGGCAGCAAGGGCGGCTCCACGACGCTGCACGGCgacgctcgcccgcccgtcaacAAGGGCGTCGACAAGCGCACCGAGCAGACCACCATTACCGCA GacttcatcgccgccattCTCAAGCAGGACCCGGCCGcgcgcgtcatcgccgcgggcgacttCAACGAGTTCACGCAGGTCCAGCCCATGCGCGCCTTCGCCGAGCGCTCCgggctgcgcgacctcgacgagctggccggcctggccccCGAGGAGCGCTACACCTACCTCTTCGACATGAACAGCCAGGCCCTCGACCACATGTACGTGAgccccgccctcgcccgcggggCCCGCGTCGAGCACCTGCACGTCAACACCTGGCAGAATTTCAAGGGGCAGACGAGCGACCACGACCCGAGCGTCGCGCTGCTGAATGTGTGCGGTTGTGCGTAG